One window of Triticum dicoccoides isolate Atlit2015 ecotype Zavitan chromosome 5A, WEW_v2.0, whole genome shotgun sequence genomic DNA carries:
- the LOC119301380 gene encoding ASC1-like protein 1, translated as MASLLEIFVGSCSSSAPPVDWEAEAYPEYADYAVLPLLLAFFPALRLLLNQFLFEVLARRLIFGKGYDKLAETDERRKKINKFKESAWKFVYYLSAELFSLSVTYNESWFTNTRYFWVGPGEQLWPDQKMKLKLKAVYMYAAGFYVYSIFDLLLWETRRKDFGVMMSHHVATIVLIVVSYICRLSRPGSVILPLHDASDIFLEIGKMAKYSSCEWLAVVAFLLFVASWILLRLIVFPFWILRSTSYEIAMIVDNENRKIYRTSYYYLFNTLLFSLLVFHIYWWVLIYRMLVKQIQSRGHVGEDVRSDSEGENNHED; from the exons ATGGCGTCCCTCCTGGAGATCTTCGTGGGATCCTGTTCCTCCTCGGCGCCGCCGGTGGACTGGGAGGCGGAGGCCTACCCGGAGTACGCCGACTACGCCGTCCTCCCCCTGCTCCTCGCCTTCTTCCCCGCCCTGCGCCTCCTCCTCAACCAGTTCCTCTTCGAG GTGTTAGCAAGACGACTTATATTTGGAAAGGGATATGACAAGCTTGCTGAAACAGATGAAAGGAGAAAGAAAATCAATAAATTTAAGGAATCGGCATGGAAATTTGTTTATTATCTTTCTGCAGAACTCTTTTCACTATCTGTAACATACAATGAATCGTGGTTTACAAATACAAGATACTTTTGGGTAGGGCCTGGCGAGCAGCTGTGGCCTGACCAAAAGATGAA GCTGAAGCTTAAGGCTGTATACATGTATGCTGCTGGATTTTACGTATATTCTATCTTTGATCTTCTGTTGTGGGAAACAAGACGCAAGGACTTCGGAGTCATGATGTCTCACCATGTGGCAACTATTGTTCTGATTGTTGTGTCCTATATTTGCAG ATTATCTCGTCCTGGCTCGGTCATTTTACCCCTCCATGATGCAAGTGATATATTCCTAGAGATCGGAAAGATGGCCAAGTACAGTAGCTGTGAGTGGCTAGCTGTTGTAGCATTTCTACTTTTTGTGGCTTCGTGGATCCTTCTTCGGCTAATAGTTTTTCCTTTCTGGATCCTAAGAAGCACAAG TTATGAAATAGCTATGATCGTGGACAACGAGAACAGAAAAATCTACAGAACCTCGTACTATTATCTTTTCAACACTCTCTTGTTTTCACTTCTGGTCTTTCACATATATTGGTGGGTACTGATTTACCGGATGCTCGTCAAACAAATTCAATCCAGAGGTCATGTTGGTGAGGATGTTCGATCCG ATTCTGAAGGCGAAAACAACCATGAAGATTAA